A genomic window from Halorubrum trapanicum includes:
- a CDS encoding Brp/Blh family beta-carotene 15,15'-dioxygenase yields the protein MTEASSASTGAADAPPAEARERDAGVTSPSERAGTGTDAAAERVDRWFARRPALALAALLPVGAVTPLFPVELGVATFALGTLAVGMAHGAVDHLVPLRGAPGVSLRRSIAVVSVVYAVLGGAVAAAFFAAPVAAFVGFIALTWLHWGQGDVATLAIAGVDHLPTSGERWLALVVRGGLPMGVPLLAHPEEYRLVAEWVVGLFLVDAGAAATAVDPLFAPSVRIGVGVGMATATLASVVLGYRRVRDGRDADGSRRDPGGWRRDVGELAVLWAWFLLAAPVFAIGVYFALWHALRHVGRLVLVDPEAASAASAGDAVGALARFGRDAAPLTLGGFLVVGAVGLSVPAGVAAPGDLLAVSLVAIAAMTLPHVVVVAWLDRRQGVWRPGVRRPRGGN from the coding sequence ATGACTGAGGCGTCATCGGCGTCGACGGGCGCGGCCGACGCCCCTCCGGCCGAGGCTCGCGAGCGCGACGCCGGGGTGACGTCACCGAGCGAGCGAGCCGGGACCGGAACCGACGCCGCGGCCGAGCGCGTCGACCGCTGGTTCGCGCGGCGCCCGGCGTTGGCGCTGGCCGCGCTACTGCCGGTGGGCGCCGTGACCCCCCTGTTTCCGGTCGAACTCGGCGTCGCGACGTTCGCGCTCGGCACCCTCGCCGTCGGGATGGCCCACGGCGCGGTGGACCATCTCGTTCCCCTCCGGGGCGCGCCGGGCGTGTCGCTCCGGCGGTCGATCGCGGTCGTCTCGGTCGTCTACGCGGTCCTCGGCGGCGCGGTCGCCGCCGCGTTCTTCGCCGCGCCCGTCGCCGCGTTCGTCGGGTTCATCGCGCTCACGTGGCTCCACTGGGGACAGGGCGACGTGGCGACGCTCGCGATCGCCGGCGTCGACCACCTGCCAACCTCCGGGGAGCGGTGGCTGGCGCTCGTCGTCCGCGGCGGCCTCCCGATGGGCGTTCCCCTCCTCGCGCACCCCGAGGAGTACCGGCTGGTCGCCGAGTGGGTCGTCGGGCTGTTCCTCGTCGACGCCGGCGCGGCCGCGACCGCGGTCGACCCCCTGTTCGCGCCTTCGGTCCGGATCGGCGTCGGCGTCGGGATGGCGACGGCGACGCTGGCGTCGGTCGTCTTGGGCTACCGCCGGGTCCGGGACGGGCGCGACGCGGACGGCTCGCGGCGTGACCCGGGCGGCTGGCGCCGCGACGTCGGCGAGCTCGCGGTGCTGTGGGCGTGGTTCCTGCTCGCGGCGCCGGTGTTCGCGATCGGCGTGTACTTCGCGCTGTGGCACGCGCTCCGGCACGTCGGGCGGCTCGTCCTCGTCGACCCCGAGGCCGCGAGCGCGGCGTCGGCCGGCGACGCCGTCGGGGCGCTCGCCCGCTTCGGCCGCGACGCCGCGCCGCTCACGCTCGGCGGGTTCCTCGTGGTGGGCGCGGTCGGCCTCTCGGTGCCCGCCGGCGTGGCGGCGCCGGGCGACCTGCTCGCCGTGTCGCTGGTCGCCATCGCTGCCATGACGCTCCCGCACGTCGTCGTTGTCGCGTGGCTCGACCGGCGGCAAGGGGTCTGGCGGCCGGGCGTCCGGCGGCCGCGCGGCGGGAACTAG
- a CDS encoding lycopene cyclase domain-containing protein, which yields MLPTLTYLQFHLVFSLPVLALLWYVAPRYEPKRQRRAVGGIAILVAIAYAYTTPWISYMIRRGAWGYADGAVVARALSIPLGEYLFFTVQTVVVALALHRIGFDPTFREGDFDRAPRAAGVLVGLAMVPVGLGLVRLDPSFLYLGGLIAWVGPVLALQWSVGGGYLARTPRLWVTATLVPAAYFWVADRIAIGMGTWYLSPELTSGITVLGLPIEEMLFFVAAGVMTINGLVLFEWVLDWNDRRGSVAGPSPSGGTERDVPGPEPPADPDPDVVDD from the coding sequence ATGCTACCGACGCTGACGTATCTCCAGTTTCATCTCGTCTTCAGTCTCCCCGTCCTGGCGCTGCTGTGGTACGTCGCCCCGCGGTACGAGCCGAAGCGCCAGCGCCGGGCGGTCGGCGGGATCGCGATCCTCGTCGCTATCGCGTACGCCTACACCACGCCGTGGATCAGCTACATGATCCGACGGGGGGCGTGGGGGTACGCCGACGGCGCCGTCGTCGCGCGGGCGCTGTCGATCCCGCTGGGGGAGTACCTCTTTTTCACGGTACAGACGGTCGTCGTCGCGCTCGCGCTCCACCGGATCGGCTTCGACCCGACGTTCCGGGAGGGAGACTTCGACCGCGCGCCGCGGGCCGCCGGGGTCCTCGTCGGCCTCGCGATGGTGCCGGTCGGGCTGGGACTCGTTCGGCTCGACCCCTCGTTCCTGTACCTCGGCGGGCTGATCGCGTGGGTCGGGCCGGTCCTCGCGCTCCAGTGGAGCGTGGGCGGGGGGTACCTCGCGCGCACGCCTCGGCTGTGGGTCACGGCGACGCTGGTCCCGGCAGCGTACTTCTGGGTCGCCGACCGGATCGCGATCGGGATGGGGACCTGGTACCTGTCGCCGGAGCTGACGAGCGGGATCACGGTCCTCGGACTTCCGATAGAGGAGATGCTGTTCTTCGTCGCCGCGGGAGTGATGACGATCAACGGCCTCGTCTTGTTCGAGTGGGTGCTCGACTGGAACGACCGCCGGGGGTCGGTCGCTGGGCCGTCGCCGTCGGGCGGGACCGAGCGCGACGTCCCCGGCCCGGAGCCGCCGGCCGACCCGGACCCAGACGTGGTCGATGACTGA
- a CDS encoding YkgJ family cysteine cluster protein, translating into MELDCEGCAGCCVDWRPLDPAAAGSDRTGPRPPLDDAYDLVPLTRDEVARFVDDGLGDALVPRLFEPAERDDSVRIDGTDLAAVDGRPVFVVGLRKPPKPVAPIGTDEPRWLDACAFLDPTTLQCRIHGADRYPRTCSTYPGHNLDLGAETECERVEAAGGGDRLLDDEPPDDLPAPPFGPQALGATVFAYPDPDDLDGVVARLRDGEGTADDRARFAGAAVGSRPGSLSVTRERMAEARERAREADSWVGEAIAAWTERAGENGDRVALDADARDRLVRDLEDDAGAPGTPGWGE; encoded by the coding sequence ATGGAACTCGACTGCGAGGGCTGCGCCGGCTGCTGTGTCGACTGGCGCCCGCTCGATCCGGCCGCGGCGGGCTCGGACCGCACCGGCCCGCGCCCCCCGCTCGACGACGCCTACGACCTCGTTCCCCTCACCCGCGACGAGGTCGCCCGGTTCGTCGACGACGGCCTCGGCGACGCCTTGGTCCCCCGCCTCTTCGAGCCCGCCGAGCGCGACGACAGCGTCCGGATCGACGGGACCGACCTCGCCGCGGTCGACGGCCGGCCCGTCTTCGTCGTCGGCCTCCGGAAACCGCCGAAGCCGGTCGCGCCGATCGGGACCGACGAGCCGCGCTGGCTCGACGCCTGCGCCTTCCTCGACCCGACGACGCTCCAGTGCCGGATCCACGGGGCCGACCGCTACCCGCGCACCTGCTCGACGTACCCGGGGCACAACCTCGACCTCGGCGCCGAGACGGAGTGCGAGCGCGTCGAGGCCGCCGGCGGCGGCGACCGCCTCCTCGACGACGAGCCGCCGGACGACCTCCCGGCGCCGCCGTTCGGCCCGCAGGCGCTCGGCGCGACCGTGTTCGCCTACCCGGACCCGGACGACCTCGACGGCGTCGTCGCCCGACTCCGCGACGGGGAGGGGACCGCCGACGACCGCGCGCGCTTCGCCGGCGCCGCCGTCGGCTCTCGCCCGGGGTCGCTGTCGGTGACCCGCGAGCGCATGGCCGAAGCCCGAGAACGCGCCCGCGAGGCCGACTCGTGGGTCGGCGAAGCGATCGCGGCGTGGACCGAGCGCGCCGGCGAGAACGGTGACCGCGTCGCGCTCGACGCCGACGCCCGCGACCGACTCGTCCGCGACCTCGAAGACGACGCGGGCGCGCCCGGCACGCCGGGTTGGGGGGAGTGA
- the serB gene encoding phosphoserine phosphatase SerB: MSLIAFDFDGTLSDSEMTVLLAERAGVTDEVAEITERAMNDEIGYAESLYRRAALLEELGATEVEDAFDAVRIRPGAARLIERLREEGHHVAVLTGGFERGVEAALAREGVSVDTIVANRLPTDADGALTGEAEGPLIEGTKDDALADLAAEVGVPMAETVAVGDGANDLPMLEVAGLAVGFVPKSAVRPVCDSVVASMYRLGKVLESHGVLAAEA, encoded by the coding sequence ATGAGCCTCATCGCGTTCGACTTCGACGGGACGCTCTCCGACTCCGAGATGACGGTGCTGCTCGCGGAGCGGGCCGGCGTCACCGACGAGGTCGCCGAGATCACCGAGCGGGCGATGAACGACGAGATCGGCTACGCCGAGAGCCTCTACCGGCGCGCGGCGCTGCTAGAGGAGCTCGGGGCGACGGAAGTCGAGGACGCGTTCGACGCGGTCCGGATCCGGCCCGGCGCCGCGCGCCTCATCGAGCGCCTGCGGGAGGAGGGCCACCACGTCGCCGTGCTCACCGGCGGGTTCGAGCGCGGCGTCGAGGCGGCGCTCGCCCGCGAGGGGGTCTCGGTCGACACGATCGTCGCGAACCGGCTGCCGACCGACGCGGACGGCGCGCTCACCGGCGAGGCCGAGGGGCCGCTCATCGAGGGGACGAAGGACGACGCGCTGGCCGACCTCGCGGCCGAGGTGGGCGTGCCGATGGCGGAGACGGTGGCGGTCGGCGACGGCGCGAACGACCTGCCGATGCTGGAGGTCGCGGGGCTCGCCGTCGGGTTCGTCCCCAAGTCCGCGGTGCGGCCGGTCTGCGACTCGGTCGTCGCCTCCATGTACCGGCTCGGGAAGGTGTTGGAGTCGCACGGCGTGCTCGCGGCCGAAGCGTGA